The Vespula vulgaris chromosome 10, iyVesVulg1.1, whole genome shotgun sequence nucleotide sequence CTCGTAGGTGAAACTAGGACGGAATCCAAAGCTCCTAACCTGGCCCTTCTTTCGATCACGCTTGCCTCGATATCGATTTCACGTCGTTCATTGTCCACGTGGGCGACCGCGTCGAGAAGTACGTTCTTCTCGATGGTCCTCGTACGAAAACGACTCTTGTGTGTCTTAGAAACCGACGCGAAGGCCGACGATTTGCTCTTAATATTACCGACGGTGGCACTTTTAGGCGTGGTGGAAACGACCGGCGCGATCGGTTGCAATCTCTGTGCACCGGGAGTCAAGAGGAGATCGGAGTCGTTCAACTCGGCCTTCAGTCTGTCCTCGAGACCAGTCTTGAGCGCCGACAGAGCTGCCAGCTCGGTCTGCAATTCTTGTGCACGAGCACGACTCGATATAGTTTCAGCCTCGAGCTCGGCGACCTTGTCCAACAgttgttccttttctcttctcaatACTCTAACTTGGGACTCCCTGCCGTTCGTTTTTTCAAGCTCGAGATCGGTGGTATCGTTTGGATGTTCGGTGCTATCGAGATGCGTTACCTTCCTAACCGCTTCCAATACGTCGCTCGACGCTAAATCCTCCGTGGTAACGCTCTCGAGACGACCTTGAAGACATTCGACCTCCTCTCTCAGCCTGATACCTTTACGATGTATAACATCTAGGAGATTCCATAGTTCGTCCTCGGCCTCGTCCAATACGCAAGGACGTGGACTGGTAGGTCTTGGCGCTATCGCCGTTGAGGCACTATCCTTCGACGAGGTCTCCGTACTGAAGCCGGAATCCTGAACGGTAGCGCTACAGTTGTTCTTCGTACCGCCGCTCTGAGAATTACTACGACTTCTTGGCAACGAAGAGGAAGACTCGGCTTGTTCTCTCTGTACGACACGTCTCCTAACCTTACCAGGTTCCCACTCGCTAACCCTTCTAGACGATGGACTCGACAAAGGCAATGGTATGTGAGAATTTTGGCTGGAGGACATCACGGACGCACCCGCCGACGCCGTCGCAGCCATCTTGTGCCGGAGGTTTGGGAACGTCTCGATGACGAGGTCCCGGAACTCGAGAAGGGCGCCGACCTCATTCTGCAACTCCTGCAGGGCTACCAACGATTTGGCTTGCTCGTTTATCAGGTAATGGAAAGGTCCTGGACGGTGGGGCATACAATCCATGCCACTAACACCACCGCTAACCACGACGTTCCCTCCGTTTCCAACGCTGCTTACACCAACCACTCCACCACCTCCGACCCCACgctcaccaccaccaccgccgtcACCACCGCTGATAttattgctgttgctgttgctgttgctgttgctgttgctattgttgttgtttctgttactgttgttgttatcgttgctactgctgctacCGCAGACCACCACCACACCAACCTCCGTCGATCCTGcaccgctgctgctgctaccgCCGCACTGCTGTTTACGTgcaacaaataatattttttaattattacctttttttctttttctttttctttttttacgattcgtTGTGTATTGTTCAAGACTCCAAGAgtttattctctcttctcgtcatttttaaatgttttatatgtatgtatgtatgtatgtattaatttattattaatttattaagaaaaaatgtagtaatatattttgaaactAGTAcaagagttttctttttttgtcttcttttttatatttctctctccctctctctttttatttaaacacaTCGCTgtactttaattaattttttttctttattcttgtttttctttttttttttttttggtaatgatgaaaatttattaaaaaatatcgatcgctTAGTCGTTTTCGTTTCTAATTTCGTTGAATTAATTACGAGAAGGTAAATGAAGTTTACCTGAGTGGCCGATAATATTGAGATAAGTCCAATCGCGTACGATAGAGAGATATGGATAACACGATCAACAACGTTCGAAGGACGACGTTTTTTCGTTGCGATcgtgagagaaacagaaaatagtCATAAGGGAAAACGGAGGAGTTCATTGttcttcgttaattaattaattaattaattaattaattaattaattaattaatcaatcgtTCATCTGATCGaagataaattgtttttttcgttgttttaCTTTGAGAGATGATACGCATATTCTGAtctagaagaaatatatatatatatacatattcttggtgttatatatatatatacgtatatgtatgtatatatatgcacatatctATGTGCACGTGTGTGTCTATCGATACGTAGGCGTGATCCACGTACatctttcttcgtcctttgttcatttaattttaaaggcgtggaagag carries:
- the LOC127067048 gene encoding kinesin-related protein 3 isoform X2 codes for the protein MSREFYVPCTPYAYQQCGGSSSSGAGSTEVGVVVVCGSSSSNDNNNSNRNNNNSNSNSNSNSNSNNISGGDGGGGGERGVGGGGVVGVSSVGNGGNVVVSGGVSGMDCMPHRPGPFHYLINEQAKSLVALQELQNEVGALLEFRDLVIETFPNLRHKMAATASAGASVMSSSQNSHIPLPLSSPSSRRVSEWEPGKVRRRVVQREQAESSSSLPRSRSNSQSGGTKNNCSATVQDSGFSTETSSKDSASTAIAPRPTSPRPCVLDEAEDELWNLLDVIHRKGIRLREEVECLQGRLESVTTEDLASSDVLEAVRKVTHLDSTEHPNDTTDLELEKTNGRESQVRVLRREKEQLLDKVAELEAETISSRARAQELQTELAALSALKTGLEDRLKAELNDSDLLLTPGAQRLQPIAPVVSTTPKSATVGNIKSKSSAFASVSKTHKSRFRTRTIEKNVLLDAVAHVDNERREIDIEASVIERRARLGALDSVLVSPTRVTHVKDVDSGKIAAILRESSPLELQRHLITTTVHNQVLQKRLDEVQKSTETLSERLDKAREENDDLRFQLEERNIELEGTRARVRVLERLQQRAPTEAEPEAESEQPRCEQSGLEPGSSTESARDHHQAVEVKPSPRRRPSRIPLPGSTGKPTAPRPPSHGRNDSRESLKSLTRLPRDSSRDSHCGKSLSKTRDASRESLGNNNNNNHNNGNSSSNNNNNNNNNNNANNNKSLSKSTTSGNSSSNTGKETNSRDSLNRSLPRNNSSRDSLNKSSSLSRARDSLESSNLGGTSNPSPGTTPPRRPPAPARRSHSLARAATSVDTDNGKTHTEPPSSWCSTNSSSFRHSDSSLYPDSLNQETSSVTGSTRVEFILGSSARCFRPTSTWPHRYFDSIDSADMIPESLLTDEFPLRCGEAMAERDSLECHPLSSEG